One Malus sylvestris chromosome 14, drMalSylv7.2, whole genome shotgun sequence DNA segment encodes these proteins:
- the LOC126599997 gene encoding SWI/SNF complex subunit SWI3A-like codes for MELAPHNPGSNPLRPDEPELELYSIPRHSSWFLWDEIHETERIALKEYFDGSSISRTPKTYKEYRDFIINKYREDPSRKLTFTEVRKSLVGDVTLLHKVFNFLEKWGLINFGANSGGGGGFVAGGDERCKVKVEDGVPNGIRVAAMPNSIKPISQVSGQPKVGEVGGGGGVSRVGFPPLASYSNIFGDLKKEGLVCGNCGGHCDSGHYKYSKGDFLICVKCFESGNYGENKLRDDFKFNEAVENSRINGVEWTESETLLLLESVFKYGDDWELVAQNVQTKTKFDCIAKLIDLPFGELVLGSAYTKDNSNGFSANLDSTKQVQLSSTGCQETFITKGQLHEQTDDGKQNGDTLSEGPPLKRQRIASLSDASTSLIEQVAAISTMVGPQITAAAADAAVNVICEETSCSREIFDTDDDSLTNGVWSPAKNYETERVQDGDLEMKEKPTGSESQDALFRKDDIPPTLQIKAAIGTTLGAAAAHSKLLADQEDRQIEYLMATIIGTQMKKLHFKLDYVKDLEQIMKKEHAQIEDAEDFLVQERINVLQRTFDSSVPRWRGHPAMKS; via the exons ATGGAACTCGCTCCACACAACCCGGGTTCTAATCCGCTCCGACCCGACGAACCAGAGCTCGAACTCTACTCAATCCCACGCCACTCTA GCTGGTTTCTGTGGGATGAGATTCATGAAACTGAGAGAATTGCGTTGAAAGAGTATTTTGATGGGAGCTCGATATCGAGAACGCCGAAAACGTACAAGGAATACAGGGATTTTATCATTAATAAGTACAGGGAAGATCCTTCTAGGAAGCTTACATTCACTGAGGTTAGAAAGTCGCTTGTGGGTGATGTTACTTTGCTTCATAAGGTGtttaatttcttggagaagtGGGGGTTGATTAATTTCGGTGCGAATTCAGGTGGTGGAGGGGGTTTTGTTGCTGGGGGTGATGAGAGGTGTAAGGTTAAGGTTGAGGATGGAGTTCCCAATGGGATCCGGGTGGCTGCAATGCCGAATTCCATTAAACCCATTTCGCAGGTTTCGGGTCAACCTAAAGTTGGGGAGGTTGGGGGTGGTGGAGGTGTGAGTAGAGTTGGGTTTCCTCCGTTGGCATCGTACTCTAATATTTTTGGTGATTTGAAGAAGGAGGGGTTGGTTTGTGGAAACTGTGGTGGACATTGCGATTCTGGACACTACAAGTATAGCAAG GGTGATTTTCTGATTTGCGTAAAGTGTTTTGAAAGTGGAAACTATGGGGAGAACAAATTAAGGGATGATTTCAAGTTCAACGAGGCAGTTGAAAATAGCAGGATTAATGGAGTTGAATGGACTGAATCAGAAACCCTATTacttttagaatctgttttcaaGTATGGGGATGATTGGGAGCTTGTTGCTCAAAATGTTCAGACCAAGACCAAATTTGATTGTATTGCTAAGCTCATTGATCTGCCTTTTGGGGAGCTTGTATTGGGTTCTGCTTACACAAAAGACAATTCTAATGGCTTTAGTGCTAATTTGGACTCTACGAAGCAAGTTCAGTTATCTTCAACAGGGTGTCAAGAGACTTTCATAACCAAGGGTCAGTTGCATGAGCAGACAGATGATGGCAAGCAGAACGGAGACACTTTGAGTGAAGGTCCACCTTTGAAAAGACAGCGCATTGCTTCTCTTTCGGATGCTAGTACATCTCTGATTGAACAG GTAGCTGCCATATCAACCATGGTTGGTCCACAAATCACAGCTGCCGCAGCTGATGCGGCCGTTAATGTGATTTGTGAGGAAACCTCATGTTCAAGGGAGATATTTGATACTGATGACGATTCTCTTACTAATGGCGTGTGGTCTCCTGCTAAAAACTATGAGACAGAGAG AGTCCAAGACGGGGATTTGGAAATGAAGGAAAAGCCAACCGGATCAG AGAGTCAGGATGCACTCTTCAGAAAAGATGACATACCTCCAACTTTGCAAATTAAAGCTGCCATTGGAACAACTCTCGGAGCAGCTGCCGCTCACTCAAAATTATTGGCTGATCAGGAGGATAGACAGATTGAATATCTAATGGCAACCATAATTGGGACACAG ATGAAAAAGCTGCACTTCAAACTGGATTACGTCAAAGATCTGGAGCAAATCATGAAGAAGGAACACGCTCAAATTGAAGACGCAGAAGATTTTCTCGTACAAGAGCGGATTAATGTCTTGCAAAGAACATTCGACTCCAGTGTACCTAGATGGAGGGGTCATCCCGCTATGAAATCTTGA
- the LOC126599996 gene encoding recQ-mediated genome instability protein 1 isoform X1, with translation MSTLRRRLRLSYSSDEEEQPPPPPSQHQQSEEPGPQSHTVTHPPVTLDTPCPYPSDPLPVTSSSSEEEFIDVSDNLSSPSPPPAPVLEPDTRQYSPPLAPAPEPVTRSHSPPMAQAPEPQNWPPPQRYDGCPISEHLQRLGLRLKREWLDACVHGLRQSVPGFQNFDVETKAKLCFEQFLVSDMNRTGGGVLPENVASLHLVDLPGPYVLQVDEIVNISNPLKNRYQKTAVGLKRCLKLSLTDGVQCVIAMEYRPIQALEALAPAGLKVAICNVHIRHGLLMLVPECIEVLGGLVEELDAACQRLVEEVNKPPRGNRTRNGVVPPLSTRLALAAWPPNTVNAAGHTNNSTMEAPTSVQAPNQGATFSVSARNTSSVSSRNTISVSGRTTSSVCSRNSSPVTAEESTVPLSGQHSVVNPSSTGGCGVDEMPMDTTPYSRRNAIPNPLSDDFGVENLHLNTIRSSVRHSRESRVPENAIPNPSFEDAVEDIEMDAVHFGGENHTRDSILNDEDITMIDENETHRACASSDAVLNDEDTDVVNEFDRPEILSGDRERPFDYLSSLSTKLVTMNIRSIQGKVKCVLTGVNKFQYIGDMYELGAYVDDGTLISEILIDHKVVQNAIGHSPAEARAALSSPDNTEVRNMKAKMRQFQKFLTNFEHHGPLCFQGIMLIEMRLHDLPIAIEMTQGCAESDAWLLLRRLKASSPARTSQHASAAAPTSRHASPPGRASQHLSSQSYPIEISP, from the exons ATGAGTACGCTCAGACGGCGCCTCCGCCTCAGCTACTCTTCCGACGAAGAAGAACAACCGCCACCGCCGCCATCACAACATCAGCAAAGTGAAGAACCTGGGCCACAATCGCATACTGTCACTCACCCGCCCGTTACCCTAGACACGCCATGCCCTTACCCCTCCGATCCACTCCCagtcacctcctcctcctccgaaGAAGAATTCATCGATGTCTCCGACAATCTGTCGTCGCCGTCACCTCCGCCGGCTCCGGTACTCGAACCCGATACTAGGCAATATTCTCCTCCGCTGGCTCCGGCACCTGAACCTGTTACCCGGTCACATTCTCCTCCCATGGCTCAGGCACCGGAACCCCAAAATTGGCCACCTCCACAGAGATACGACGGCTGCCCAATAAGCGAACATCTCCAGAGGTTAGGGCTAAGGCTAAAGAGGGAGTGGCTCGATGCTTGCGTCCATGGACTCCGGCAATCCGTGCCGGGATTTCAAAACTTCGATGTGGAGACGAAGGCGAAGCTCTGCTTCGAGCAGTTTCTGGTTTCGGATATGAATCGAACTGGCGGCGGCGTGCTTCCGGAAAATGTAGCTTCTCTTCATCTCGTTGATCTTCCTGGACCCTATGTTTTGCAG GTTGATGAGATTGTTAACATCAGCAATCCTCTGAAGAATAGGTATCAGAAAACTGCTGTTGGGCTCAAGAGGTGCCTCAAATTGTCGTTGACAGACGGTGTTCAATGCGTCATTGCTATGGAATACAGGCCTATTCAGGCCCTAGAAGCTTTGGCTCCTGCTGGGTTGAAG GTTGCTATATGTAATGTGCATATACGCCACGGGCTTCTTATGCTGGTCCCCGAATGTATTGAAGTTCTAGGAGGATTAGTTGAGGAACTCGATGCTGCGTGTCAACGGCTTGTTGAAGAAGTAAATAAGCCCCCAAGAGGAAACAG GACCAGGAATGGAGTAGTTCCTCCTCTATCGACTAGGTTAGCTCTTGCTGCATGGCCTCCCAATACTGTTAATGCTGCTGGACACACCAATAATTCAACAATGGAAGCCCCGACCTCCGTTCAAGCACCCAACCAAG GTGCTACTTTCTCTGTATCTGCTAGAAATACCAGCTCCGTATCTTCTAGAAACACCATCTCTGTATCTGGTAGAACTACCAGCTCTGTATGTTCTAGAAATAGCAGCCCAGTGACTGCTGAAGAGTCTACTGTTCCTCTCAGTGGACAACATTCTGTTGTTAACCCATCATCTACTGGTGGCTGTGGTGTCGACGAGATGCCTATGGATACCACTCCCTATAGCAGAAGAAATGCTATTCCTAACCCATTATCGGATGATTTTGGTGTTGAGAATCTCCATTTAAATACAATTCGGTCTAGTGTTCGTCATAGTAGGGAAAGTCGAGTACCGGAAAATGCCATTCCTAACCCATCCTTTGAGGATGCTGTTGAAGATATTGAAATGGATGCTGTTCATTTTGGGGGAGAAAATCATACCAGAGATTCAATTTTGAATGATGAGGATATCACTATGATTGATGAGAATGAAACTCATAGGGCTTGCGCATCCTCAGACGCTGTTTTGAATGATGAGGACACCGATGTTGTTAATGAATTCGACCGCCCAGAAATACTATCTGGAGACCGCGAACGTCCTTTTGATTACCTATCTAGTTTGTCAACCAAGTTGGTTACAATGAACATTCGTTCTATTCAGGGGAAGGTTAAG TGTGTTTTGACTGGTGTGAATAAGTTCCAATACATAGGTGACATGTACGAGCTTGGAGCGTATGTTGATGATGGGACTCTCATTTCTGAAATTCTCATTGATCACAAA GTTGTACAGAATGCGATAGGTCATTCTCCTGCGGAAGCCAGAGCTGCTCTTTCTTCTCCAGACAATACAGAAGTTCGGAATATGAAGGCAAAAATGAGGCAGTTTCAAAAATTCTTAACGAATTTCGAG CATCATGGACCTCTATGTTTTCAGGGCATAATGCTTATAGAGATGAGATTGCATGATCTTCCAATTGCCATTGAGATGACGCAGGGTTGTGCTGAATCTGATGCGTGGTTGCTTTTGAGGAGACTAAAGGCTTCCTCTCCAGCTCGGACATCACAGCATGCCTCCGCTGCCGCTCCAACATCACGGCATGCTTCCCCTCCTGGTCGAGCGTCACAACATCTCTCCTCGCAGTCGTACCCCATTGAGATATCCCCCTAG
- the LOC126599996 gene encoding recQ-mediated genome instability protein 1 isoform X3 encodes MSTLRRRLRLSYSSDEEEQPPPPPSQHQQSEEPGPQSHTVTHPPVTLDTPCPYPSDPLPVTSSSSEEEFIDVSDNLSSPSPPPAPVLEPDTRQYSPPLAPAPEPVTRSHSPPMAQAPEPQNWPPPQRYDGCPISEHLQRLGLRLKREWLDACVHGLRQSVPGFQNFDVETKAKLCFEQFLVSDMNRTGGGVLPENVASLHLVDLPGPYVLQVDEIVNISNPLKNRYQKTAVGLKRCLKLSLTDGVQCVIAMEYRPIQALEALAPAGLKVAICNVHIRHGLLMLVPECIEVLGGLVEELDAACQRLVEEVNKPPRGNRTRNGVVPPLSTRLALAAWPPNTVNAAGHTNNSTMEAPTSVQAPNQGATFSVSARNTSSVSSRNTISVSGRTTSSVCSRNSSPVTAEESTVPLSGQHSVVNPSSTGGCGVDEMPMDTTPYSRRNAIPNPLSDDFGVENLHLNTIRSSVRHSRESRVPENAIPNPSFEDAVEDIEMDAVHFGGENHTRDSILNDEDITMIDENETHRACASSDAVLNDEDTDVVNEFDRPEILSGDRERPFDYLSSLSTKLVTMNIRSIQGKVKCVLTGVNKFQYIGDMYELGAYVDDGTLISEILIDHKVVQNAIGHSPAEARAALSSPDNTEVRNMKAKMRQFQKFLTNFEGIMLIEMRLHDLPIAIEMTQGCAESDAWLLLRRLKASSPARTSQHASAAAPTSRHASPPGRASQHLSSQSYPIEISP; translated from the exons ATGAGTACGCTCAGACGGCGCCTCCGCCTCAGCTACTCTTCCGACGAAGAAGAACAACCGCCACCGCCGCCATCACAACATCAGCAAAGTGAAGAACCTGGGCCACAATCGCATACTGTCACTCACCCGCCCGTTACCCTAGACACGCCATGCCCTTACCCCTCCGATCCACTCCCagtcacctcctcctcctccgaaGAAGAATTCATCGATGTCTCCGACAATCTGTCGTCGCCGTCACCTCCGCCGGCTCCGGTACTCGAACCCGATACTAGGCAATATTCTCCTCCGCTGGCTCCGGCACCTGAACCTGTTACCCGGTCACATTCTCCTCCCATGGCTCAGGCACCGGAACCCCAAAATTGGCCACCTCCACAGAGATACGACGGCTGCCCAATAAGCGAACATCTCCAGAGGTTAGGGCTAAGGCTAAAGAGGGAGTGGCTCGATGCTTGCGTCCATGGACTCCGGCAATCCGTGCCGGGATTTCAAAACTTCGATGTGGAGACGAAGGCGAAGCTCTGCTTCGAGCAGTTTCTGGTTTCGGATATGAATCGAACTGGCGGCGGCGTGCTTCCGGAAAATGTAGCTTCTCTTCATCTCGTTGATCTTCCTGGACCCTATGTTTTGCAG GTTGATGAGATTGTTAACATCAGCAATCCTCTGAAGAATAGGTATCAGAAAACTGCTGTTGGGCTCAAGAGGTGCCTCAAATTGTCGTTGACAGACGGTGTTCAATGCGTCATTGCTATGGAATACAGGCCTATTCAGGCCCTAGAAGCTTTGGCTCCTGCTGGGTTGAAG GTTGCTATATGTAATGTGCATATACGCCACGGGCTTCTTATGCTGGTCCCCGAATGTATTGAAGTTCTAGGAGGATTAGTTGAGGAACTCGATGCTGCGTGTCAACGGCTTGTTGAAGAAGTAAATAAGCCCCCAAGAGGAAACAG GACCAGGAATGGAGTAGTTCCTCCTCTATCGACTAGGTTAGCTCTTGCTGCATGGCCTCCCAATACTGTTAATGCTGCTGGACACACCAATAATTCAACAATGGAAGCCCCGACCTCCGTTCAAGCACCCAACCAAG GTGCTACTTTCTCTGTATCTGCTAGAAATACCAGCTCCGTATCTTCTAGAAACACCATCTCTGTATCTGGTAGAACTACCAGCTCTGTATGTTCTAGAAATAGCAGCCCAGTGACTGCTGAAGAGTCTACTGTTCCTCTCAGTGGACAACATTCTGTTGTTAACCCATCATCTACTGGTGGCTGTGGTGTCGACGAGATGCCTATGGATACCACTCCCTATAGCAGAAGAAATGCTATTCCTAACCCATTATCGGATGATTTTGGTGTTGAGAATCTCCATTTAAATACAATTCGGTCTAGTGTTCGTCATAGTAGGGAAAGTCGAGTACCGGAAAATGCCATTCCTAACCCATCCTTTGAGGATGCTGTTGAAGATATTGAAATGGATGCTGTTCATTTTGGGGGAGAAAATCATACCAGAGATTCAATTTTGAATGATGAGGATATCACTATGATTGATGAGAATGAAACTCATAGGGCTTGCGCATCCTCAGACGCTGTTTTGAATGATGAGGACACCGATGTTGTTAATGAATTCGACCGCCCAGAAATACTATCTGGAGACCGCGAACGTCCTTTTGATTACCTATCTAGTTTGTCAACCAAGTTGGTTACAATGAACATTCGTTCTATTCAGGGGAAGGTTAAG TGTGTTTTGACTGGTGTGAATAAGTTCCAATACATAGGTGACATGTACGAGCTTGGAGCGTATGTTGATGATGGGACTCTCATTTCTGAAATTCTCATTGATCACAAA GTTGTACAGAATGCGATAGGTCATTCTCCTGCGGAAGCCAGAGCTGCTCTTTCTTCTCCAGACAATACAGAAGTTCGGAATATGAAGGCAAAAATGAGGCAGTTTCAAAAATTCTTAACGAATTTCGAG GGCATAATGCTTATAGAGATGAGATTGCATGATCTTCCAATTGCCATTGAGATGACGCAGGGTTGTGCTGAATCTGATGCGTGGTTGCTTTTGAGGAGACTAAAGGCTTCCTCTCCAGCTCGGACATCACAGCATGCCTCCGCTGCCGCTCCAACATCACGGCATGCTTCCCCTCCTGGTCGAGCGTCACAACATCTCTCCTCGCAGTCGTACCCCATTGAGATATCCCCCTAG
- the LOC126599996 gene encoding recQ-mediated genome instability protein 1 isoform X2 has protein sequence MSTLRRRLRLSYSSDEEEQPPPPPSQHQQSEEPGPQSHTVTHPPVTLDTPCPYPSDPLPVTSSSSEEEFIDVSDNLSSPSPPPAPVLEPDTRQYSPPLAPAPEPVTRSHSPPMAQAPEPQNWPPPQRYDGCPISEHLQRLGLRLKREWLDACVHGLRQSVPGFQNFDVETKAKLCFEQFLVSDMNRTGGGVLPENVASLHLVDLPGPYVLQVDEIVNISNPLKNRYQKTAVGLKRCLKLSLTDGVQCVIAMEYRPIQALEALAPAGLKVAICNVHIRHGLLMLVPECIEVLGGLVEELDAACQRLVEEVNKPPRGNRTRNGVVPPLSTRLALAAWPPNTVNAAGHTNNSTMEAPTSVQAPNQGATFSVSARNTSSVSSRNTISVSGRTTSSVCSRNSSPVTAEESTVPLSGQHSVVNPSSTGGCGVDEMPMDTTPYSRRNAIPNPLSDDFGVENLHLNTIRSSVRHSRESRVPENAIPNPSFEDAVEDIEMDAVHFGGENHTRDSILNDEDITMIDENETHRACASSDAVLNDEDTDVVNEFDRPEILSGDRERPFDYLSSLSTKLVTMNIRSIQGKVKCVLTGVNKFQYIGDMYELGAYVDDGTLISEILIDHKNAIGHSPAEARAALSSPDNTEVRNMKAKMRQFQKFLTNFEHHGPLCFQGIMLIEMRLHDLPIAIEMTQGCAESDAWLLLRRLKASSPARTSQHASAAAPTSRHASPPGRASQHLSSQSYPIEISP, from the exons ATGAGTACGCTCAGACGGCGCCTCCGCCTCAGCTACTCTTCCGACGAAGAAGAACAACCGCCACCGCCGCCATCACAACATCAGCAAAGTGAAGAACCTGGGCCACAATCGCATACTGTCACTCACCCGCCCGTTACCCTAGACACGCCATGCCCTTACCCCTCCGATCCACTCCCagtcacctcctcctcctccgaaGAAGAATTCATCGATGTCTCCGACAATCTGTCGTCGCCGTCACCTCCGCCGGCTCCGGTACTCGAACCCGATACTAGGCAATATTCTCCTCCGCTGGCTCCGGCACCTGAACCTGTTACCCGGTCACATTCTCCTCCCATGGCTCAGGCACCGGAACCCCAAAATTGGCCACCTCCACAGAGATACGACGGCTGCCCAATAAGCGAACATCTCCAGAGGTTAGGGCTAAGGCTAAAGAGGGAGTGGCTCGATGCTTGCGTCCATGGACTCCGGCAATCCGTGCCGGGATTTCAAAACTTCGATGTGGAGACGAAGGCGAAGCTCTGCTTCGAGCAGTTTCTGGTTTCGGATATGAATCGAACTGGCGGCGGCGTGCTTCCGGAAAATGTAGCTTCTCTTCATCTCGTTGATCTTCCTGGACCCTATGTTTTGCAG GTTGATGAGATTGTTAACATCAGCAATCCTCTGAAGAATAGGTATCAGAAAACTGCTGTTGGGCTCAAGAGGTGCCTCAAATTGTCGTTGACAGACGGTGTTCAATGCGTCATTGCTATGGAATACAGGCCTATTCAGGCCCTAGAAGCTTTGGCTCCTGCTGGGTTGAAG GTTGCTATATGTAATGTGCATATACGCCACGGGCTTCTTATGCTGGTCCCCGAATGTATTGAAGTTCTAGGAGGATTAGTTGAGGAACTCGATGCTGCGTGTCAACGGCTTGTTGAAGAAGTAAATAAGCCCCCAAGAGGAAACAG GACCAGGAATGGAGTAGTTCCTCCTCTATCGACTAGGTTAGCTCTTGCTGCATGGCCTCCCAATACTGTTAATGCTGCTGGACACACCAATAATTCAACAATGGAAGCCCCGACCTCCGTTCAAGCACCCAACCAAG GTGCTACTTTCTCTGTATCTGCTAGAAATACCAGCTCCGTATCTTCTAGAAACACCATCTCTGTATCTGGTAGAACTACCAGCTCTGTATGTTCTAGAAATAGCAGCCCAGTGACTGCTGAAGAGTCTACTGTTCCTCTCAGTGGACAACATTCTGTTGTTAACCCATCATCTACTGGTGGCTGTGGTGTCGACGAGATGCCTATGGATACCACTCCCTATAGCAGAAGAAATGCTATTCCTAACCCATTATCGGATGATTTTGGTGTTGAGAATCTCCATTTAAATACAATTCGGTCTAGTGTTCGTCATAGTAGGGAAAGTCGAGTACCGGAAAATGCCATTCCTAACCCATCCTTTGAGGATGCTGTTGAAGATATTGAAATGGATGCTGTTCATTTTGGGGGAGAAAATCATACCAGAGATTCAATTTTGAATGATGAGGATATCACTATGATTGATGAGAATGAAACTCATAGGGCTTGCGCATCCTCAGACGCTGTTTTGAATGATGAGGACACCGATGTTGTTAATGAATTCGACCGCCCAGAAATACTATCTGGAGACCGCGAACGTCCTTTTGATTACCTATCTAGTTTGTCAACCAAGTTGGTTACAATGAACATTCGTTCTATTCAGGGGAAGGTTAAG TGTGTTTTGACTGGTGTGAATAAGTTCCAATACATAGGTGACATGTACGAGCTTGGAGCGTATGTTGATGATGGGACTCTCATTTCTGAAATTCTCATTGATCACAAA AATGCGATAGGTCATTCTCCTGCGGAAGCCAGAGCTGCTCTTTCTTCTCCAGACAATACAGAAGTTCGGAATATGAAGGCAAAAATGAGGCAGTTTCAAAAATTCTTAACGAATTTCGAG CATCATGGACCTCTATGTTTTCAGGGCATAATGCTTATAGAGATGAGATTGCATGATCTTCCAATTGCCATTGAGATGACGCAGGGTTGTGCTGAATCTGATGCGTGGTTGCTTTTGAGGAGACTAAAGGCTTCCTCTCCAGCTCGGACATCACAGCATGCCTCCGCTGCCGCTCCAACATCACGGCATGCTTCCCCTCCTGGTCGAGCGTCACAACATCTCTCCTCGCAGTCGTACCCCATTGAGATATCCCCCTAG
- the LOC126600920 gene encoding 11-beta-hydroxysteroid dehydrogenase A-like, with protein MSLAWLLFVLPTYLFFKLLLSAARHVFSEDVGGKVILITGASSGIGEHLAYEYARRGACLALVARRENRLRDVANTAICFGSPDVLAITADVSRVEDCKRFVDVTVNHFGRLDHLVNNAGIVPVCLFEETTDVTNLAPAMDINFWGSVYGTYFAIPHLKRSGGRIVAITSSAGWLRAPRLSMYGATKAAAIAFYETLKVEIGREVGITIVTPGMIESEISQGKFLSKEGQVVLDQELRDLEVSIIPILPVKEAAKSIVDSACRGENYLTVPAWIWQSFYWKVFFPEILEWCNRTLLISKAGNDERDTLSKKLLYLSGLKQHLYPETVRDPHVKEQ; from the exons ATGTCCCTCGCCTGGTTGCTCTTCGTTCTGCCAACCTATCTCTTCTTCAAGCTTCTCCTCTCCGCCGCACGACATGTTTTTAGTGAAGATGTGGGCGGAAAAGTCATACTCATTACCGGAGCTTCCTCCGGCATAGGAGAG CATCTGGCATATGAGTATGCTAGAAGAGGAGCTTGTCTAGCTCTTGTTGCCAGAAGAGAAAACCGACTCCGTGACGTTGCCAACACAGCCATTTGCTTTGGTTCCCCAGATGTTCTCGCAATCACTGCAGATGTTTCAAGGGTTGAAGATTGTAAGCGCTTTGTTGATGTAACAGTGAATCATTTTGGACGTT TGGATCACCTAGTGAACAATGCTGGGATTGTTCCTGTCTGCTTGTTTGAAGAAACCACTGATGTCACTAACTTAGCGCCCGCCATG gacataaacttttggggctCAGTATATGGCACCTACTTTGCCATTCCACACCTTAAAAGGAGCGGAGGGAGGATCGTAGCGATCACTTCCTCTGCCGGATGGTTGCGTGCACCACGATTAAGCATGTATGGT GCTACAAAAGCAGCAGCGATAGCCTTTTACGAGACGTTGAAAGTTGAAATTGGGAGGGAAGTTGGAATAACAATCGTGACTCCGGGAATGATTGAATCGGAAATTTCGCAAGGAAAATTCTTATCCAAGGAAGGCCAAGTGGTATTAGATCAAGAATTGAGAGAT CTTGAAGTAAGCATAATACCGATCTTGCCGGTGAAGGAGGCCGCTAAATCAATCGTGGACAGCGCATGCCGAGGAGAAAATTATTTGACAGTACCAGCTTGGATTTGGCAGTCATTTTACTGGAAGGTGTTTTTCCCTGAGATACTGGAGTGGTGTAACCGTACGCTTCTTATAAGTAAAGCGGGCAATGACGAGAGGGATACGCTGAGTAAGAAGCTCCTGTACCTATCTGGCCTGAAGCAGCATCTGTATCCAGAGACGGTTCGAGACCCTCATGTTAAAGAACAATGA